The sequence below is a genomic window from Nocardia fluminea.
GCTTCCGGCTCGAGCAGAATCCGCACCGCCGCGTCCAAGGAGTGGTCGAACATCGGCAGAATCCGCTGCGCCTCGTCCTGCCACAGCCGGTCGTACTCGTCGACGGTCACCGCGTTCGCCTGCGTTTGCAGGGGATACGGCAGCACATCGCGATCCGCAGCCCGCCACAGGACGGTGAACCCGAGTGCACTGAACTGCCACTGCCCCTGGCTCATTCGCCGATCACCGGCGGCACCGTCTTGGCTCGCTGATCCTCGCTGAGGCCCGTGAGTTCTTCACCGTTCTCCTGGTTGATCAGATAGTCCTTCGTCCCGGCTTCCTTCTCGTCGTCGCCCTTCCCGCGACCGCCACCGGCACCCATACCGCCCATGCCCGACATCCCCCGGCCAGACCCGCCGGAACCCGCGCCCGCTGTACCGGCACCGCCTTTTCCGGCGGCCGTACCACCCGGCGTGCCCGGAACGGCCGCTCCTGGAACGCCGGAACCCGGTGTCCCGGAACCCGGCGAACCCCCGCCGGGAGAGCCACCGGTCCCCATCGGCGTCGTCGAGGCGGGTGTGGTGCCGGTCGGTGAAGTCGGCGTGGTCGGCACGGTGGATTGCGGTGTCGTCGTCGCGGGCCCTGTGCTCGACGGCGTGGTGTCGTCACCGTCGTCGGACGGGTCCTCCGTCGTCGGCGTCTCGGTGGTCGGTTGTTCGGTCGTCGGCTGTTCGGTGGTGGGTTGTTCGGTCGTGGGCTGCTGTGTTGTCGGCTCGGTGCCCGTGGTGCCGTCGTTGCTGCCCCTGTCGTCGCCCGGCTTCCCCCCGGTCTCGAGCGGGTTATAGGGCTGCGGCACAAGCGGAACGTCGGTATCGGCGATCTTGATGGCCTCGTAGTAGATCCCCTTGATCACCTCCGCGCCTTCGGATTTCGCGGTGTCGGCGTTGTGGCTGTACATCTTCCAGGTGGGTCCGGGGATGTAGCTCGCGATCCCGCTGAGCGTGGAGCCTTCGTGCGGCTGGACCCGATCCTTGGCGATCTGCATGGCCGACTCGACCACCTTCACCTTCTCGGCCATCATCTGCGCCGACGACAGCAGGTTCCCCGACTTCTCGACGTACTCCCTGATCCCAGCGCCCGCGCTGGCTCCCGCGTTGCCGGTCCACTTCTCGGCGATCGCTTTTCCGATCTCGGTGTCGTAGGTCTTGAAACCCTCTTCGAGCTTGTTGCGCAGGGTTTCCCAGCGGGTGTGCAACGTATTGACGTCGGTCATCGACATCGCGGAAACCCGCTCGTACAAGTCCGACATCTGACTCGGCTCGTCGTACGAGACGACCTGCGGCTTCTGATAGGCACCGTCGAAATCGCTCTGCAACTCCGCCAACCGATTCCGTGCGATATGCGCGTCCGGGCTCTCGTCTGTCGAGCGGTCGGCTTGCTACCGTCCGCGTAGTCCTTCAACGTGAGGTAGGTATTACCGCCGGGAACGGCATTGACGACTGCCCTGCCGACCACATTGTCCAGGAATGACACTCTTATCCACCCCCGGGAAGGTCGGCGCCCTGCGAAGTCAGCGCTTGTGCTTGGGCTACTTGCTGGTCTTCGTACTTCTTCACCGAGATCTCGATGGTGTCGCGGATGAGTGTGAGTACGTCGATGTGCTCTTGAAAGGCTGTGTTGAAGTCACGTTCCCCGCCGACCGCTTTCATGCCGAGCATCTTCGACAACTCGTCAGCGGCCGGAAAACGCCCGAGTCCGGAAACTGTTGCGACGGACTGCAAGTCGTTCTTCAGCTGGTTGAAGAGGTCGATCTGCTTGTTGCTCGCATCACGGCAACTCGTCGCGACCGACGGATCGAGGTAAAGGCGTCCCGCCTTCGCTTCCTCGTTCAGGTACTGCCAGCGGGACTTCTCTTCTTCTGAAGCCACGACACCCCCTTTGTTCGAACAGGTCATTTAGGAAAGAGAGGAACAATCGCTGCTGCGATCGGCTGTAGCCGTTCGCACGGCGGTACCGCCTTCTCTTTCACGCCGGTGGTAAGTAGATCGAGTTGTGCGAGACCCGTGGCCGTCGAGAAGGCGATCGAGCAGTCTTCATTCGCCTTGTAGTGGCTCTGCCGGAACTGCACACCGCTGCGGCCGGCGATCACGACGTCCTTGAACTCGATGTTCGTCGGCTTGGCGCGCACTTCATCGAGTGTGTGGATCGTGGAGTACGCACCGATCCCGAACCCGGATGGATAGTTCGCGTCATCCCACCGACAGATCTTCCAGCCAGGTTCTTCAGCGCCGAGGATGCCGGATCGCTTCGATTTCACATCCAGCCCCAAGCTGGTCAAAGTCGAGTCAGGGATCTGACTGCACGGATCCCATAAGGCTGCTGTAGCCGCGGCCTGGTCGGTGGTCGCACTCGGCTGCGCGTTCCCACTCTCGGTAGAGGAACAACCCGCGATAGCAAGCGCTCCACACAACAACGTGGTCACCGCCATAAACCGTCGCCGCACGAGCATCCTCCGTCTTCCCCGATCACCGAGCCACACCGTCCGGCCGAGCCCGCTCCAACCCCACGGCTACCCGAATGCTCCCCGCACCCGGCCACCCCGTCGTTGCGCACAGCCTACGACACCACCCCGCCCAATTCACCTCACCGCCCCCGTCCGGTGAAACGTTGCTAACCCCACCGAGTTCCGCCGTGTCGAAGTTCTGCCGACCATCGCGATCCATCCCAGGCGACGCCGGACGCTAGCGAGTCGAATGGTCGAGCACCCACGTTCACCTCCTTGCGCCTCACGCCCAGCCAGCCACGAGATGGCACTCCTTCGCACCGTTAGACGCACCGAAGCCCCTTCCGGTTCCATCGATTTCACCGCACGGACCGACCCCGTCGTATCCGCTACGCTCAGCGATTGGCACTGCGTGCCGCAGGTCTGACGCACCGCTCCTTCCAGCGGTGACGACCTGTTCGATCAGGTTCGACACCGCAGGTCACGGGCCAGGGAGTGCCCGCTGACCCGGGGTGGCATCACACGAGGGGCGGGGCAGCGAAGATGACAAGCGCAGGTGGGGAACTCAGTATCTCCCCGGACAAGATCAAAACCCACGCCACCAATGTCACCTCCGCCGGTTCCGGGCTGACCGAAGCACTCGAAGCAGCCCAAGCGGTCTCGGCCCCCTCGGACGCTTTCGGAAAACTGTGTGCCTTCCTCGGCCCGTTGTTCGTCGACTCGGTCGAAACCGATGGCATCGACGCGATCCAGGCCGCGATCGACGCCTTCGGGAACACCAGCTCGAACCTGACCGCTGTCGCCGACGCGTTCACCACCCGCGACACCACCAACGCTACTGCGCTCAAGACTCAAGAGTCCGGCGTGTAATGGCCGCCAACCCCCTCATCGCTGCGAAGGAAGACACCACCGACTGGTCCACCGGGATCAGCCTGGTCAGCTCGGTCACCGACCTGTCCGACGCGATCTCGGGCGGTTCCTGGATCGAAGTAGGCCTGGGTGTTGTCGGTCTCGGCGCCGAAGCAGTCTCCCTCGTGGTGGACCCGCTCGGGACCTTGGCCGGTTACGGCGTGGGCTGGCTGATCGAGCACTGTCAGCCTTTGCAGGATGCTTTGGACTGGATTGCGGGTGATCCTGCCCAGATCGAGGCTTATGCCAAAACTTGGGACAATGTTGCCGCTCGGATCAGCGAGGTAGCGACGGCCCAGAACGCCGCGGTCACCGCTGATGTCGCGGATTGGACCGGTCTAACCGCCACCGCCTACAAATCCGCGGCGTCGAACACTACGAATCTGCTCACCGCGGCCAACACCGCCGCGACCGCCGCTGCTTCGGCGATCCGGATGGCGGGTGGGATCGTGGCCGCGGTCCGCGAGACCGTGCGTGACTTGGTAGCCCAGACTGTCGGTCGTCTCGCGGTGTGGGCGGCTGAGTTGGTGTTCTCGGTCGGTTTGGCGACCCCGCTGGTCGCGGTCCAAGCCACCGCTTACATCGCGAAAACCGTTGCGACGATTTCGAAGTTGTTCTCGAAGCTGGCCAAGACGATGTCGAAGCTGAAGCCGTTGCTCGAGCAGTTGAAGTCGGCGTTCGGTGATATCGCGAAGGCGTTCAAGAAGACCCCGTCGAAGACCTCGAAGAACACCGACACCACTACCACGAGCCCCGCGGCCGCGAAGAACACCGACACGACAACACCGTCGACCACGAAACAGACAGATACACTATCGAATCCGGCCAGTACACCCGACTCCCCATCCAAAACCACTGACACGTCGGATACCCCGGGCAATACGAAACCCGCGAACACTCCGAGCGATACCAGCAAGCTGCCCGATCAGACCGATTCGCAGAAACCGGACCTCAACAAAACCGCGAAACAAACCACCGACTGTGGTGACCCGGTCGACGTCGCGACCGGCGAATTCCTGCTCCCTGCAACCGATATCGACCTCCCGGGTGTACTGGCTTTGGTTCTGACCCGCCGACACCGATCGTCGTACCGGTTCGGCCGGTGGTTCGGGCCTTCTTGGGCCGCGACACTGGACATGCGCGTCGAAGTCGACCAGGTCGGAGTCCAGTTCGTCGGACCAGACGGGGAGCTGTGGCAATTTCCCCACACCGCCCCCGACGTTCCCGTTCATCCTGTCCACAAGGGCATCCGCGCAACCATGATCCGCACCGAGTCCGGCGGGTACTCGGTCCACGACCCAGAACGCGAACTCACCTGGATATTCCGACCCACCGGGCCGGAAACGTCACTCGGCAACTATCCGATCACCGAGATCACCGACCGCCACCACAACCGAATCACCTTCCACTACAACAGCACCGGTCAGCCCACCGAAGTCACCCACTCCAGCGGATACCGTGTCCGCATCGACACCGACGGTGACCGCGTCACCAGTCTGAGTGTGCTCGGCACCACCCCCACCGGCGAACCCCTCACAGCCGCTGTCCGCGAATTCAGCTACACAGCAGGTGATCTCACCGCGGTCACCAATGGTGTCGGTGCGACCACGAACTTTCGCTACGATGAACAACACCGCATGCTGTCCTGGCACGATTCCCGCGGCACCGCGATGCGCAACACTTATGATAAATCCGGGCGGGTCATCGAACAGGTCGGCACCGACGGCATCCTGTCGGCCACCTTCATCTATGAACAGCTTCCCGAATTCGGGCGCTCACGCACCCATCACACCAACTCTCTCGGTGCCACACAGGTTTTCGAGTTCGACGAAGACCTCTGCCTGCGCAACCTGATCGATCCGCGCGGTGCGGCATCGATCACCGACTACAACGAGTACCGCCAGCCGGTCCGCCACGTCGACGCCTACGCGAACACCACCGTCTTCCTCTACAACCCCGACGGTGACCTGGTCCTGGTTCGACGCCCCGACCAGCAAACCATCACCATCACCTACGCCGCGCCGCGGCGTCCGGCCACGATCACCGATGTCGACGGCACCATCCTTACCCGTACTTACGACGAGACCGGCAATCTCATCACCATCACCGACGCCGATGGCATCTCGACCGCTTACACCCATCATCCGTGTGGTGCCCCAGCGTCGATCACGCTCTCGACCGGTGCCACCACCGTTATCGATGTCGATGCCGGTGGGCTGCCGACGCGGATCGTGGAACCCGGCAACGCCGTCACCACTATCTCGCGGGATGCGTTCGGCCGCCCGGTCACGATCACCGATCCCCTCGGCAACACCAGTACCAGCCAGTATTCGGTCGAGGGAAAGCTGCTTTCACGTATCGATGCTGATGGCACTGTCCAGTCATGGACCTATGACGGTGAAGCGAACCTGCTCACCTACACCAACCAAATCGGTGCCATTACCCGCTACACATACGGCAACTTCGACTTGGTCGCCACCCGCGAAACCGCCGATGGTTCCGTTACTTCCTATACCCACAACACCGAACGTCGGCTCACCTCCGTCACCAACCCTCTCGGTGACACCTGGACGTACGAATATGACCCAGCTGGAAACGTCTGCACCGAAACCGACTACAACGGGTCGGTTATCCGCACCGACTACGACCTCCTCGATCGGCCTACCACCATCACCACACCCACCGGTGTCCAGCGCCGCCTCACCTTCGACATCCTGGGCCGGTTCACCGGTGTCAGCACTGACACCGGTGAATGGATCACCAATACCTACACGCCGACCGGGCAACTCGCTACAGCACGAAACGGGATCCACACCGAGGTGACCCATTCGGTCACCTTCGCCCATACTCCAGCGGGCCGAGTGCTGACCCAGCACGTCGACGGACGCCCCGTCACCTACCACTACGACGAACACGGCCGTCGCATCGGATACTCGACGCCCAGCGGAGCAACGACCGAATATGAACGTACCGCGACCGGGCAAATCTCCGCCCTGACCACGCACGGTCATCGATTCGACTTCACCCACGACCAAGTCGGTCGCCAAAATAGTTGGCACAGTACCGGTATCGGACAACACAACACCTACAGTCCCACCGGCAACCCCCTGCAACGTGAACTCGTCCAACTCGACCCCCACACCAGCACCCCCATCCGGCTTCTCGAACGCGACGAATATGCCTGGCGCCCCGATGGTTACATCACCAGCCACACCACCACAACGCCCACCACCAGTCGTCGCCGCGACTACACCGTCGACGTCATCGGCCGCATCACCCACATCGGCTCCCCGGCCGACGGTGTCACCGAGCAGTACAGCTACGACGCCCTGTCGAACCTCACTACAGCCGAGATTCCACCATCGCCGTCACCCGCTGATCCTGCTCCCCCCGTCAGCAACCCATCCGCACTCCCGACAGATCCGCGGTTCGAATACCGCAACAACCTCCTTGTCCGAGCCGGCCGCATCCGCTACCACTACGACATCGCCGGCCGCCTCATCCGCAAAGAAAAGACCCGGATCTCCCGCAAACCCGCGATCTGGCACTACCGCTACAACGCCTTCGACCAACTCGCCGAAGTCACCAACCCCGATAAGAACACGTGGACCTACACCTACGACCCCTTCGGCCGCCGAACCACCAAACTTCACCAATCAAGCGAAACCCGCACCGAATTTTCCTGGGACGGGGTCCACCTCACCGAGCAAACCACGACCACCGCCGGCTCGGGCATCCAAACCCACACCTGGGCCAACCACCCCACCACTCACATCCCTCTCACTCAGTCGGTGGACGACCAATTCTGGGCAATCGTCACCAACCTCCAGGGTGCCCCCACTCATCTCACCAACCCCGAAACAGGCGAAATCGCCTCAACCGCCACTGCAGACCTCTGGGGACGAACCACCTGGACAGGCCCCGAAACGCCGCACCGCTTCCAGGGTCAACAACACGACCCAGAATCCGGCCTCCACTACAACTACCACCGCTACTACGACCCCGAAACCGGCCGCTACCTCACCCAAGACCCACTCGGCCTGAAGCCCTCTCCCAATTCGACGACCTACCCTCACAATCCGCTGGTCTGGTCCGATCCGCTCGGTCTGACACCGTGCGGTTTGTCACGCGAAGCACCGCGCCTTGAAGACGGAAATAGCAGGACTGGATGGAGGCATATTGAACAACGTCACATTCCTGGAGGATCGAACAATCAAGGATCGCTGTTTGCGGTTGGTACGACACGCGAGCAAATTGAAACAGCGGCGCGCGAAATTGTGGAGCGGGGTACTCGCCAGTCCGATCCTAGCAAGGATTATCAAGTATTCGAGCGTAGGATGACGATCAACGGGTTGCGTTCAAATTATCGACTTGTGGTAGATTCTACAGATGGCAACAACATTGTGACGATGTTTCCGATACTTGGAAGGTGAAAATGGTCGAGTTCATTTTCACGGTTCGTGATGGAACTCCGGAGGATGGGTATTCACTGGGTGATCTCGAAATCGTGGGTAACTCAGCGTCGGTTACCACGCGCGGTCTCGAACACCCTGATCAAGGTATGATGGTGTATCCCTCCGCTGTGGATCTTCTCTTCGAGGCTCGCTTACTGGCCGGTCGCGGAAAAGGCAACGGGAGGTTCGAAGGTCTTGGCTCCATGTTTGTTGTCGAGTTTTCGCTACAAAAGGATCGCGTAACTACCCGACACGGCAAGTTGTTGATTGATTCCACGCCGTTGTCGCAGTTTCTTTGCGCTGTCTACGATAGTGCAAAAGCTCTGTTCGACCATGGCGTCGGCGCCGTTGCGGAGAATCGCAAGGTGCTGAATGTTTTGGAGAAGGAAATAGCCTCGTTCGAAATGTGGCGCACATCCCTTGATGTCGAACATATGAAATCAAAAAATAGACGGAACCGTTGAGTTAGAGATTGGGCGGTTGTTGAAATAGATTTCAATATCATCAGGTGTGCTTCGGGCGTATGCCGAATCTGTGTCGGCTGCAGCCCGTTTCATGTCGGCGGAGTGCTTTGGCCGCGAGATGGACGATGTCGTGTGGCCATCCCGAACAGCAAGCAGTGCGGCGGTGTTGTCCGCCGGCCGACAAACGTGATTGGTACCGG
It includes:
- a CDS encoding DUF6531 domain-containing protein; this encodes MATPLVAVQATAYIAKTVATISKLFSKLAKTMSKLKPLLEQLKSAFGDIAKAFKKTPSKTSKNTDTTTTSPAAAKNTDTTTPSTTKQTDTLSNPASTPDSPSKTTDTSDTPGNTKPANTPSDTSKLPDQTDSQKPDLNKTAKQTTDCGDPVDVATGEFLLPATDIDLPGVLALVLTRRHRSSYRFGRWFGPSWAATLDMRVEVDQVGVQFVGPDGELWQFPHTAPDVPVHPVHKGIRATMIRTESGGYSVHDPERELTWIFRPTGPETSLGNYPITEITDRHHNRITFHYNSTGQPTEVTHSSGYRVRIDTDGDRVTSLSVLGTTPTGEPLTAAVREFSYTAGDLTAVTNGVGATTNFRYDEQHRMLSWHDSRGTAMRNTYDKSGRVIEQVGTDGILSATFIYEQLPEFGRSRTHHTNSLGATQVFEFDEDLCLRNLIDPRGAASITDYNEYRQPVRHVDAYANTTVFLYNPDGDLVLVRRPDQQTITITYAAPRRPATITDVDGTILTRTYDETGNLITITDADGISTAYTHHPCGAPASITLSTGATTVIDVDAGGLPTRIVEPGNAVTTISRDAFGRPVTITDPLGNTSTSQYSVEGKLLSRIDADGTVQSWTYDGEANLLTYTNQIGAITRYTYGNFDLVATRETADGSVTSYTHNTERRLTSVTNPLGDTWTYEYDPAGNVCTETDYNGSVIRTDYDLLDRPTTITTPTGVQRRLTFDILGRFTGVSTDTGEWITNTYTPTGQLATARNGIHTEVTHSVTFAHTPAGRVLTQHVDGRPVTYHYDEHGRRIGYSTPSGATTEYERTATGQISALTTHGHRFDFTHDQVGRQNSWHSTGIGQHNTYSPTGNPLQRELVQLDPHTSTPIRLLERDEYAWRPDGYITSHTTTTPTTSRRRDYTVDVIGRITHIGSPADGVTEQYSYDALSNLTTAEIPPSPSPADPAPPVSNPSALPTDPRFEYRNNLLVRAGRIRYHYDIAGRLIRKEKTRISRKPAIWHYRYNAFDQLAEVTNPDKNTWTYTYDPFGRRTTKLHQSSETRTEFSWDGVHLTEQTTTTAGSGIQTHTWANHPTTHIPLTQSVDDQFWAIVTNLQGAPTHLTNPETGEIASTATADLWGRTTWTGPETPHRFQGQQHDPESGLHYNYHRYYDPETGRYLTQDPLGLKPSPNSTTYPHNPLVWSDPLGLTPCGLSREAPRLEDGNSRTGWRHIEQRHIPGGSNNQGSLFAVGTTREQIETAAREIVERGTRQSDPSKDYQVFERRMTINGLRSNYRLVVDSTDGNNIVTMFPILGR
- a CDS encoding type VII secretion target yields the protein MTSAGGELSISPDKIKTHATNVTSAGSGLTEALEAAQAVSAPSDAFGKLCAFLGPLFVDSVETDGIDAIQAAIDAFGNTSSNLTAVADAFTTRDTTNATALKTQESGV
- a CDS encoding DUF3558 family protein, which gives rise to MLVRRRFMAVTTLLCGALAIAGCSSTESGNAQPSATTDQAAATAALWDPCSQIPDSTLTSLGLDVKSKRSGILGAEEPGWKICRWDDANYPSGFGIGAYSTIHTLDEVRAKPTNIEFKDVVIAGRSGVQFRQSHYKANEDCSIAFSTATGLAQLDLLTTGVKEKAVPPCERLQPIAAAIVPLFPK